A single genomic interval of Mucilaginibacter robiniae harbors:
- the glmS gene encoding glutamine--fructose-6-phosphate transaminase (isomerizing), with product MCGIVGYIGYRDAYPIVIKGLHRLEYRGYDSAGVAIVNQENDLKVYKKAGKVRDLENFVQKVDLTGSLGMGHTRWATHGAPSDRNSHPHSSGDRKLTIIHNGIIENYAVLKEALQAKGHIFNSDTDTEVLIHFVEDIQHETGLDLREAVRVALNKVVGAYAIVIISVDDPDQIIAARKGSPMVIGVGEGEYFIASDATPIVEYTKNVIYLNDNEIAYVRRNDLLIKNIDNTVQTPYIQRLDLQLEMLEKGGYEHFMLKEIYEQPRSIHDCMRGRIYPEQGKVQLGGLKEYTEKLKNVDRIIIVACGTSWHAGLVGEYLIEEYARIPVEVEYASEFRYRNPIISEKDLVIAISQSGETADTMAAIELAKEKGATIFGICNVVGASIPRITHAGVYTHAGPEIGVASTKAFTAQVTVLTLIAFYTAQQRGTITQSKLIEYLTELNTIPQLVEQALQVNNHVHAIAQKFKDSANCLFLGRGSSFPVALEGALKLKEISYIHAEGYPAAEMKHGPIALIDEDMPVVVIATKHSSYEKVISNIQEVKARGGHIIAIVSEGDKEVREMADYVIEIPQVSEPFVPLLATIPLQLLAYHIAVMRGCNVDQPRNLAKSVTVE from the coding sequence ATGTGCGGAATTGTAGGATATATTGGTTATCGGGATGCTTATCCGATAGTAATAAAAGGACTGCACCGACTAGAATATCGTGGATATGACAGTGCTGGTGTAGCCATTGTAAATCAGGAGAATGACCTTAAAGTTTATAAGAAAGCCGGTAAAGTACGTGATCTGGAAAACTTTGTTCAAAAAGTAGATTTAACCGGATCGTTAGGAATGGGGCATACCCGCTGGGCTACACATGGTGCCCCAAGCGATCGTAACTCCCATCCGCACTCATCAGGTGATCGGAAGCTAACTATCATACACAATGGTATTATTGAAAACTATGCCGTTCTGAAAGAAGCTTTACAAGCCAAAGGCCATATATTTAATAGTGATACTGATACAGAAGTATTAATACATTTTGTAGAGGACATACAACATGAAACCGGCTTAGATTTGCGTGAAGCTGTACGCGTTGCCTTAAATAAAGTAGTAGGTGCTTATGCCATTGTTATCATCAGTGTTGATGATCCTGACCAGATTATTGCGGCCCGCAAAGGCAGCCCTATGGTTATTGGCGTTGGTGAAGGCGAGTACTTTATCGCTTCAGATGCTACACCCATTGTGGAGTACACTAAAAATGTAATTTACTTGAACGATAATGAAATTGCCTATGTACGCCGTAATGATTTGCTGATTAAAAACATTGACAATACTGTACAAACACCATACATACAACGGTTGGATTTACAGTTGGAAATGCTGGAAAAAGGCGGTTACGAGCACTTTATGCTCAAAGAAATTTATGAGCAGCCTCGTTCTATACACGATTGTATGCGCGGACGCATCTATCCGGAACAAGGCAAAGTACAGTTGGGTGGCCTTAAAGAATACACGGAAAAGCTGAAGAATGTTGACCGGATTATTATTGTGGCTTGTGGTACTTCATGGCATGCTGGCCTGGTAGGTGAATATTTAATTGAAGAATATGCCCGCATACCTGTTGAAGTAGAATATGCTTCAGAATTTCGATACCGGAACCCTATAATTTCTGAAAAGGATTTAGTAATTGCTATATCACAATCAGGCGAAACGGCTGATACTATGGCTGCTATTGAACTGGCTAAAGAAAAAGGTGCTACTATTTTTGGCATCTGTAACGTGGTAGGCGCTTCTATACCCCGTATTACCCACGCTGGTGTATATACACATGCCGGGCCTGAAATTGGTGTAGCTTCCACCAAAGCTTTTACGGCACAGGTAACCGTACTTACCTTAATTGCTTTTTACACTGCCCAGCAACGCGGTACCATTACGCAAAGCAAGCTGATTGAATACTTAACTGAACTCAACACCATACCTCAGTTGGTGGAGCAAGCGCTACAAGTAAACAATCATGTACATGCTATAGCTCAGAAGTTTAAAGATTCTGCCAACTGCTTGTTTTTAGGTAGAGGCAGTTCTTTCCCGGTGGCTTTAGAAGGCGCCTTAAAGCTAAAAGAAATATCTTACATCCATGCGGAGGGTTATCCGGCTGCAGAAATGAAACACGGGCCAATTGCCTTGATTGATGAAGACATGCCGGTTGTTGTTATTGCTACTAAACATTCTTCTTACGAAAAGGTAATCAGCAACATTCAAGAAGTAAAAGCCCGTGGCGGTCATATTATCGCTATTGTGTCGGAAGGTGATAAAGAGGTACGTGAAATGGCCGATTACGTGATTGAAATACCTCAGGTATCCGAGCCTTTTGTACCATTGCTGGCCACTATCCCGTTGCAACTCTTGGCTTACCACATAGCTGTAATGAGAGGCTGTAACGTTGACCAGCCACGTAACTTAGCCAAATCAGTTACTGTAGAGTAA
- a CDS encoding DUF4270 family protein, whose protein sequence is MKFFRLDLLTLLISLFILGSCKNQSTVTLPLGNQQLNGTLLVDDNITINTTAEDSVITSGLTKTPLAYFKDNILGTTESNIATAVSLPGSSAYTLPTGSLSIDSAVLVMRYADGFYGDSLSSNYKANVYQLTEQPTSSSYYYNNKTWAHASSLIGSRSFNVRPKTIIRIRDIVTGAADTLKKVPAQLRIALSSDFIQKNLFNASTAALANNAIFQNAIKGLYVTLDKNQSGAGGAIMFNLDSSNIAVYYKATTASAVDTAVTTLSLGTHAAEIKYTRSIAVTAALNNTSSNNLVYLQGLGGLRAKISFPSLSSLFGTTDVSTVTLNRAELVLTPNPGSDIPYTPQPQIYMYRYNIAHQRTVLPDANGTSSGASDSRYFSTAIFGGGYDKTEKSYHFIITGYLQDLLRGKTVDYGTFIGPIDTTSRTNATDVLATAQTAGRTVIVGSDKTSAYRIKLNIIYTKTTL, encoded by the coding sequence ATGAAATTTTTCAGACTAGACTTGTTAACCCTGTTAATAAGTCTTTTTATTTTAGGTAGTTGCAAAAACCAGAGTACAGTTACCCTGCCATTAGGCAACCAACAGTTAAACGGTACTTTACTGGTTGATGATAATATTACCATTAACACTACAGCCGAAGATTCGGTAATTACTTCCGGGTTAACTAAAACACCGTTAGCTTACTTTAAAGATAATATTTTAGGCACTACCGAATCAAATATTGCTACTGCTGTTAGCTTGCCAGGTAGCAGCGCATATACATTGCCTACTGGTAGCTTAAGTATTGACTCAGCTGTTCTGGTTATGCGTTATGCTGATGGTTTCTATGGAGACTCTTTATCATCCAACTATAAAGCTAATGTTTATCAGCTAACAGAACAGCCAACCAGTAGCTCGTATTATTATAATAATAAAACCTGGGCACATGCAAGTAGCCTTATTGGTTCACGCTCATTTAATGTGCGCCCTAAAACTATTATAAGAATTAGGGACATTGTAACCGGAGCTGCAGACACCCTGAAAAAAGTACCAGCACAGTTAAGAATAGCACTTAGTTCAGATTTTATTCAGAAAAACCTGTTCAATGCAAGCACAGCTGCATTAGCTAACAATGCCATTTTCCAGAATGCCATTAAAGGCTTGTATGTAACTTTAGATAAAAACCAGAGTGGTGCTGGTGGTGCTATCATGTTTAACCTTGATTCCAGCAACATTGCTGTTTACTACAAGGCTACCACAGCCAGTGCTGTAGATACTGCAGTAACAACGCTTTCCTTAGGTACACATGCTGCTGAAATAAAGTATACACGCAGCATAGCTGTTACTGCGGCTTTAAACAATACCAGTTCAAACAACTTGGTTTACCTACAAGGCTTAGGTGGTTTAAGAGCCAAAATCAGCTTTCCTAGCCTTAGCTCCTTGTTTGGCACAACCGATGTAAGCACAGTAACCTTAAACCGTGCCGAACTGGTACTTACGCCTAACCCAGGCTCGGATATTCCTTATACGCCACAGCCGCAAATATATATGTACCGGTATAATATAGCTCATCAGCGAACGGTATTGCCTGATGCTAACGGAACCTCATCAGGGGCTTCTGATTCCAGGTATTTTAGTACTGCCATATTTGGCGGAGGTTATGATAAAACCGAAAAGTCATATCACTTTATAATTACTGGCTATTTGCAGGATCTACTTCGTGGCAAAACAGTTGATTATGGTACTTTTATAGGCCCAATTGATACTACTAGCCGCACTAACGCTACAGATGTATTAGCTACGGCACAAACTGCTGGACGTACTGTGATTGTAGGCAGTGATAAAACATCAGCTTATCGTATCAAGCTAAACATTATCTATACTAAAACCACTTTGTAA
- a CDS encoding glycogen/starch synthase, with translation MGKSKLLFITHEMSPFLELTKISEITRQLPQAMQEKGFEIRILMPRFGNINERRNRLHEVIRLSGMNIIINDNDNPLIIKVASIPAARMQVYFLDNEEYFQRKHVFTDKEGKFYADNDERMIFFCKGALETVKKLGWSPDIVHCHGWMSALVPTYIKTTYKDDPTFKNSKVVYSIYENGFTEQLNADFSQKAVMNDMTEKNTEIFKSGTNDALHIGAIQYSDAVVLATDQIDTEVLNNVKNSQKPVLSFDSTADFENYYNFYDEITDDELVNVA, from the coding sequence ATGGGTAAATCTAAGCTTTTGTTTATAACTCATGAAATGTCGCCTTTCCTTGAACTCACTAAAATTTCTGAAATAACCCGTCAGCTACCCCAGGCCATGCAGGAAAAAGGCTTCGAGATACGCATCTTGATGCCCCGTTTTGGAAATATTAACGAGCGCCGGAACCGATTGCATGAGGTTATTCGATTGTCAGGCATGAATATCATTATTAATGACAATGATAACCCTTTAATTATTAAGGTAGCCTCTATACCTGCGGCACGCATGCAGGTGTATTTTCTGGACAATGAAGAATACTTTCAGCGGAAGCATGTTTTTACAGATAAAGAAGGCAAATTCTACGCAGACAATGATGAGCGTATGATTTTCTTTTGCAAAGGTGCGCTGGAAACTGTTAAAAAACTGGGCTGGTCTCCTGATATTGTACACTGTCATGGCTGGATGAGCGCGTTGGTACCAACATACATCAAAACCACTTACAAAGATGATCCTACTTTCAAGAACTCAAAAGTAGTGTACTCTATCTACGAAAATGGCTTTACGGAACAGCTGAATGCTGACTTTTCACAAAAAGCTGTTATGAATGACATGACAGAAAAGAACACAGAAATATTTAAATCAGGTACGAACGATGCGCTCCATATTGGTGCTATTCAGTACTCTGACGCTGTTGTTTTAGCTACCGATCAGATTGACACGGAAGTGTTAAATAATGTTAAAAACAGCCAAAAACCTGTTTTAAGCTTTGATTCGACCGCTGATTTCGAAAATTATTACAATTTTTACGACGAAATTACCGATGATGAATTGGTGAACGTTGCATAA
- the panC gene encoding pantoate--beta-alanine ligase has protein sequence MKIFTNKTELQQYVSELHLAGKTVGFVPTMGALHQGHLSLLAQAKQQTDITVCSIFVNPTQFNDPKDLERYPRPIEADIAKLQQAGCHVLFNPPVTEMYADNEHWHLDIGDLEHLLEGKFRPGHYQGVMQVVHKLFTIVKPDFAFFGQKDYQQVMVIGQMVTLMHLPVKLVMCPIEREPDGLAMSSRNIHLTESNHQHALVLSKALYQAKENFAAGQSIADIEQEAKKLIEQEPEMVLEYFEMVDGDTLHLATEQTHHVVALVAAKAGATRLIDNVIIR, from the coding sequence TTGAAAATTTTTACCAATAAAACCGAATTACAGCAGTACGTAAGTGAACTGCATTTGGCCGGCAAAACAGTTGGTTTTGTACCTACCATGGGTGCTTTACACCAAGGGCACTTATCATTACTGGCCCAGGCCAAGCAGCAAACGGATATTACGGTATGCAGTATTTTCGTTAACCCTACGCAGTTTAACGATCCTAAAGATTTAGAACGCTATCCACGACCTATTGAGGCTGATATTGCCAAATTGCAGCAAGCCGGTTGCCATGTACTATTCAATCCACCAGTTACTGAAATGTATGCCGATAATGAACATTGGCATTTAGATATTGGCGATCTGGAACATCTGCTGGAAGGTAAGTTCAGGCCGGGGCATTACCAAGGTGTGATGCAGGTGGTTCATAAACTGTTTACGATAGTAAAGCCCGACTTTGCCTTTTTTGGTCAGAAAGATTATCAGCAGGTTATGGTAATTGGCCAAATGGTAACGTTAATGCATTTGCCTGTTAAATTAGTAATGTGCCCGATTGAGCGCGAACCTGATGGGTTAGCTATGAGTTCCAGAAATATACATTTAACTGAGAGTAATCATCAGCATGCCCTAGTGCTTTCTAAGGCATTGTACCAGGCTAAAGAAAACTTTGCAGCAGGGCAAAGTATTGCTGACATTGAACAAGAAGCCAAGAAGTTGATTGAGCAAGAGCCGGAGATGGTGTTAGAATATTTTGAAATGGTTGATGGGGATACTTTGCATCTGGCTACTGAACAAACTCATCATGTGGTAGCGTTGGTAGCTGCTAAAGCCGGTGCCACCCGTTTGATTGATAATGTGATAATTCGCTGA
- the panD gene encoding aspartate 1-decarboxylase, whose product MIIEVLKSKIHRVKVTQAELNYVGSITIDEDLIEAANIIPNEKVQIVNNNNGARFETYVIKGERGSGIVCLNGATARLAQVGDIVIIMSYASMEMEEARRYEPILIFPDTDNKLIR is encoded by the coding sequence ATGATTATTGAGGTTTTAAAGTCTAAAATTCATCGAGTAAAAGTAACGCAGGCTGAACTGAATTATGTAGGCAGCATTACTATAGATGAAGACCTTATTGAGGCGGCTAACATTATCCCGAACGAGAAAGTGCAGATTGTAAATAATAACAATGGAGCACGTTTTGAAACGTACGTAATAAAAGGGGAACGTGGTAGTGGTATTGTGTGCCTGAATGGTGCTACTGCCCGTTTAGCACAGGTGGGTGATATTGTGATTATCATGTCATATGCCTCTATGGAAATGGAGGAAGCACGCCGTTATGAACCTATTTTGATATTTCCGGATACGGATAATAAATTAATTCGTTAA
- a CDS encoding energy transducer TonB, which produces MKLLLSLFLIITVTAAWAQNKPAENQQLFYFKNNGLQVKEPDSSDYVRVVRPPDSSSVLFNVAEYYRNGKAKLIGKSSTINPATYDGQCLTFYPSGKKQMLLNYTDGAITGTNYVYHPNGKMYLIFTMDTLRNQSFEENMRVMSCMDTTGKALVTDGNGHYVVYNNLTYAISEEGDVKDGKRVGEWHGSYPAEKVTYTDTYQNGKFISGYCVTAAGTKYTYTGKQQSPEFPAGGNTAFIALLKKKVKVPATLKNKSTQVFVSFTIRKDGTVGNPLLLGSVSPEADKAITAAVNASPAWKPRLINGLPVETSWGMPIVFGTAPAAPAKAKTGK; this is translated from the coding sequence ATGAAACTTTTACTAAGCCTGTTCCTGATTATAACAGTTACAGCAGCATGGGCGCAAAACAAGCCTGCCGAAAATCAGCAGCTATTTTATTTTAAAAATAACGGTTTGCAGGTAAAAGAACCTGATAGCTCAGATTATGTCAGAGTTGTGCGTCCGCCAGATTCCTCTTCTGTATTGTTTAATGTAGCTGAATATTACCGTAATGGTAAGGCTAAGTTGATTGGTAAATCGTCAACTATCAATCCGGCTACTTATGATGGGCAGTGTTTAACCTTTTACCCGTCGGGTAAAAAGCAAATGCTGCTAAACTACACTGATGGAGCAATTACGGGTACTAACTATGTTTATCATCCTAATGGTAAAATGTACCTGATTTTTACCATGGATACCTTAAGAAACCAGTCGTTTGAAGAAAATATGCGCGTAATGAGCTGTATGGATACTACTGGTAAAGCTTTAGTAACTGATGGTAACGGGCATTATGTAGTTTACAATAATTTAACTTATGCTATTAGTGAAGAGGGTGATGTGAAAGATGGTAAGCGAGTAGGCGAGTGGCATGGCAGTTATCCTGCCGAAAAGGTTACCTATACAGACACTTACCAGAATGGTAAATTTATTTCTGGCTACTGTGTAACAGCTGCAGGTACTAAATATACGTACACCGGTAAACAGCAATCACCAGAGTTTCCTGCTGGAGGAAATACTGCATTTATCGCATTATTAAAAAAGAAAGTAAAAGTTCCGGCTACATTAAAAAATAAAAGTACCCAGGTTTTTGTGTCTTTTACTATTCGTAAAGATGGAACTGTAGGTAATCCGCTATTATTAGGCAGTGTTTCGCCTGAGGCTGATAAAGCCATTACTGCCGCTGTTAATGCATCACCTGCCTGGAAGCCGCGTTTGATTAACGGACTGCCGGTAGAAACTTCATGGGGAATGCCTATAGTATTCGGTACTGCACCTGCAGCACCAGCTAAAGCAAAAACAGGAAAGTAA
- the carB gene encoding carbamoyl-phosphate synthase large subunit encodes MPKDTSIKSVLIIGSGPIIIGQACEFDYAGSQAALSLKDEGITVSIINSNPATIMTDKVIADHVYLLPLTCESIEHILSEQQIDAVLPTMGGQTALNLCIEASERGIWEKYGVKVVGVDVAAIEKTENREAFRQLMVDINVGVAKSKIANSFLEGKEAAQEIGFPLVIRPSYTLGGKGAGFVHKKEDFDAALSRGLQASPTHEVLVEQAVLGWKEYELELLRDNRDNVIIICSIENFDPMGIHTGDSITVAPAMTLSDRCYQDMRNQAIRMMRAIGNFAGGCNVQFSVNPANEEIIAIEINPRVSRSSALASKATGYPIAKIAAKLAIGYNLDEVENQITKTTSAYFEPTLDYVIVKIPRWNFDKFKGANRELGLQMKSVGEVMGIGRSFIEALQKACQSLEIGRAGLGADGRQSRNLDEIMSSLEHPSWDRLFHVYDALSLGVPVESVRKVTKIDRWFLNQIQEVVSLETELRRYSVNNIPEDIFRTVKQKGFSDVQIAWILGANTTEEEVYQRRKALGINRVYKMVDTCAAEFQAQTPYYYSTYEGENESIPSDKKKIIVLGSGPNRIGQGIEFDYSCVHGLLAAKESGYESIMINCNPETVSTDFNMADKLYFEPVFWEHVREIIDLEKPEGVIVQLGGQTALKMAEKLDEYGIKIIGTSYNDMDIAEDRGRFSDLLKDLDIPYPKYGVAESAEEALEVAHQVGYPVLVRPSYVLGGQGMSIVINDEDLERAVVNLLKNLPGNRVLIDHFLDRAAEAESDSICDGENVHIIGMMEHIEPAGIHSGDSYAVLPPFDLSETVLQQMEEYSIKLAKALNVRGLLNIQFAIKNDKVYVIEANPRASRTVPFIAKAYDVPYINIAAKVMMGVNKLTDFKIERKLQGYAIKEPVFSFDKFPEVNKELGPEMKSTGEAIRFIPNLEDPYFRHLYREKSMYLSK; translated from the coding sequence ATGCCCAAAGATACCTCCATTAAATCGGTACTGATTATCGGCTCTGGCCCTATTATTATTGGACAGGCCTGCGAATTTGACTATGCTGGCTCACAAGCAGCTCTTTCTTTAAAAGATGAAGGCATTACCGTGTCTATCATTAACAGCAACCCGGCCACCATCATGACGGATAAGGTAATTGCCGATCATGTGTATCTGTTGCCTTTAACCTGCGAAAGTATAGAGCATATTTTAAGTGAACAGCAAATTGATGCCGTACTGCCTACCATGGGCGGGCAAACTGCACTTAACTTGTGTATTGAAGCTTCTGAGCGCGGTATATGGGAAAAGTATGGCGTAAAGGTAGTTGGGGTAGATGTTGCCGCTATCGAAAAGACTGAAAATCGTGAAGCTTTCCGCCAGTTGATGGTAGACATCAACGTAGGTGTAGCAAAATCAAAAATTGCTAACTCCTTTTTAGAGGGTAAAGAAGCAGCTCAGGAAATTGGCTTTCCGTTGGTAATACGCCCAAGCTATACTTTAGGGGGTAAAGGTGCAGGCTTTGTACACAAAAAAGAAGATTTTGATGCAGCCTTAAGCCGGGGGTTGCAAGCTTCGCCAACTCATGAGGTGTTGGTAGAGCAAGCTGTTTTGGGCTGGAAAGAATATGAGCTGGAGTTGTTGCGTGATAATCGTGATAACGTAATCATTATTTGCTCTATTGAAAACTTTGACCCTATGGGTATTCATACTGGTGATAGCATAACTGTAGCACCAGCCATGACTTTAAGCGACCGCTGTTATCAAGATATGCGTAACCAGGCTATCCGCATGATGCGGGCTATTGGCAATTTTGCCGGTGGCTGTAATGTGCAGTTCTCGGTTAATCCGGCTAATGAAGAGATTATCGCTATTGAGATTAATCCGCGGGTGTCGCGTTCATCAGCCTTAGCCTCTAAAGCTACCGGATACCCAATTGCTAAAATTGCAGCCAAGTTAGCTATTGGTTATAACCTAGATGAGGTAGAAAATCAAATTACAAAAACCACATCAGCTTATTTTGAGCCAACATTGGATTACGTGATTGTCAAAATTCCTCGTTGGAACTTCGATAAATTTAAAGGTGCTAACCGTGAGTTGGGCCTGCAAATGAAATCGGTAGGTGAGGTAATGGGTATTGGCCGTAGTTTTATTGAGGCTTTACAGAAGGCTTGCCAGAGTTTGGAGATTGGCCGTGCCGGTTTAGGTGCTGATGGTCGCCAAAGCCGGAACCTGGATGAAATTATGAGCAGTCTGGAACATCCAAGCTGGGACCGCCTTTTCCATGTGTATGATGCCTTGAGCTTGGGTGTACCTGTTGAGTCAGTTCGTAAAGTAACCAAAATTGATCGTTGGTTTTTAAACCAGATACAGGAAGTAGTTAGTTTAGAAACTGAATTGCGTCGTTATTCAGTAAACAATATTCCTGAAGATATATTCCGTACCGTTAAGCAAAAAGGCTTTTCGGATGTGCAGATTGCCTGGATATTGGGTGCAAATACTACCGAAGAAGAAGTATACCAGCGCCGCAAAGCATTAGGAATTAACCGCGTTTATAAGATGGTAGATACCTGTGCTGCTGAGTTTCAGGCACAAACCCCTTATTACTATTCTACTTACGAAGGGGAGAATGAATCAATTCCGTCTGATAAAAAGAAAATAATTGTATTAGGTTCTGGTCCTAATCGTATTGGTCAGGGTATTGAGTTTGATTATAGCTGTGTACATGGCTTACTAGCAGCTAAGGAGTCGGGATATGAGTCCATCATGATTAACTGTAATCCAGAAACAGTATCTACCGACTTTAATATGGCTGATAAGCTATATTTCGAGCCGGTGTTCTGGGAGCATGTACGTGAAATTATTGACCTGGAAAAACCTGAAGGTGTAATTGTACAGCTAGGGGGGCAAACGGCGTTAAAGATGGCCGAAAAGCTGGATGAATATGGTATCAAAATCATCGGTACATCTTATAATGATATGGATATTGCCGAAGATCGTGGACGTTTCTCCGACCTGCTGAAAGATTTGGATATTCCTTATCCTAAATATGGCGTAGCTGAAAGTGCTGAAGAAGCATTGGAAGTAGCTCATCAAGTAGGTTATCCGGTACTAGTACGCCCTAGCTATGTATTGGGTGGACAAGGCATGAGCATTGTAATTAACGATGAAGACTTAGAGCGTGCTGTAGTAAACCTGCTGAAAAACTTGCCAGGTAACCGCGTACTGATTGACCACTTCCTAGATCGTGCGGCAGAAGCAGAGTCAGATTCCATTTGTGATGGCGAAAATGTGCATATTATTGGCATGATGGAGCATATTGAACCTGCAGGTATCCACTCCGGCGATTCTTATGCTGTATTACCCCCGTTTGACTTATCTGAAACTGTATTGCAGCAAATGGAAGAATACTCCATAAAGCTGGCTAAGGCTTTAAATGTAAGAGGCTTATTGAATATTCAATTTGCAATCAAGAATGATAAGGTGTATGTAATTGAAGCTAATCCGCGTGCTTCACGTACTGTACCTTTTATTGCCAAAGCTTATGATGTGCCTTACATCAATATTGCTGCTAAAGTAATGATGGGGGTAAATAAGCTGACTGACTTTAAAATTGAACGTAAACTACAAGGCTATGCCATTAAAGAACCTGTGTTCTCGTTTGATAAGTTCCCGGAAGTGAACAAAGAATTAGGCCCAGAAATGAAGTCAACCGGTGAAGCTATTCGTTTTATCCCGAATCTGGAAGATCCTTACTTCCGTCATTTATATCGGGAAAAATCTATGTACTTAAGTAAATAA